tttaattttaataaggatatatttaatctatgcgctagttatagtaaatccgtacttttactattcaataaatttattaaagtttaggaaattcccgctttttattattatcttattactactctcgtttttactatttttagcgattactattacccttctAAAttgctagttattatatttattaagatcctcctttttatttaatataaaagggtaggttttagtagttcttttcaataataatagcgataaacgtttatattattataaaaagatataataattagtctcgggatttttattaattaccgatttctattattttatatacttttagcctcttgagcctcgtactctttataatttctagatagcttctttttctaACCTACTTCTTTTAGGgcggtattttataaaaatagttaaaaatagacgctaagtagctcgtaaaagagctatataagctattaagaaccgtataagccgttaagtataattaataaaattaagccctcttttttataaaatcgtaaattttaaaaacttactaaaaatacttacttatcgcttatacgtaatagagttagatattttaaaaatcttattttttataacctcttagtactttattttatatcttttaaatagtcttttttataacttaattataattaagtaattattacttattaataatcccttttattacttagttaatttcttaaaattagtaatctcgtactaagagctagtataaaaaaaagctttttaatagccctctagaggaattttttttttctccttagatcctcgtccttttagcctttttttaagctaataataactttaataagaggttataagactactttaaaatagctactttttttttaagttaatttctaagatccgtaatactcttaacttaatattatcaagacctctaaatcccctccttttttattaaaccgtcttttatattatattcttaagtaatacccggggggtaagTAAGGGAATTATgaggaggttatttaaatcgtaggcttaaagtcgtacttataaaatccttataataataaacttttttatatactataaatctcttagcttaataacttttataaaatcacttttattattaaataagaatatttacgtttagagatccccttttttaattacgtagtacttttttatattatattattaagcttatttattatactaattaattaggtaagtagtcgttacgtaggtatcttttttttctaatttaactagttaatttctaattacgggctagctatagaaaagtcgtttagtaaaaaagctactcggggcgataataaaaggctagttacttaagtagttttattaattaacgtgttttaatataataaacatcGACCTCTTAtgagtaataaagggctacgattatttaattttatatagtatttaagaattacctccttttttatttacttctataaggttaattagtacaaatctcttatcccgtgcggtattaagaggtcgtcttttttatatagcgagatactttattaatttataataatagaatttaattattaattagtattagtattcctattataaagtagttagttcgaaccgtagttaacgaagagattaattaaattatataaatatctacgtaataagtataaaaaggaggttctagccgtaggttaggctagctataataatcgtaaatagggcccctaattggcccctgcgcagtcggctgtatgccgcggtcgaattggacttctaatccgacagatTCCCTCCTCTGCCGCAGGGAGCATTTGTGTCGCAAAGAAGCCACAAAGCCCAGCTTGGCGATCGATCCACTGCTAGAAGTTAGAACAAAGTCTGTTTAAAGCAGGGTGCGTGGGAGGAGAGAAGACTTACCTAGAAAACGTTTGATGCACCACTCCACATCAGAGTTGCGTTCCGCCGGTATGGGTGACTGTGTCCATCCACAAGCAGACCTCCAAGGCCCCAGTCATACTCGCCCGTCACAGGGAAGTGGCCAACTGCCCACTCTGGCTCTTCCATCGCCTTCAACAGGCTGCTCTTAGCCTGTGATGATAGCTGGGGCTTGAACATTTCGGAAGTCATTGTCGGACTCAGTAGCTTTCCGTCGTCAACCAGCAGCGAATGCAAAACTCTCATGACATCGGGGGCCGATCCATAAGACCCTTGTCCGCCAAGACAGTCGGTGACTCCATGATTCAACTCCCTTCCGCGATGGAGGATAATCTTCCCTGTGTCCCTGTCCCGGGTGTTCATTCCCCAAAGTTTTGATCTGACAGACTCAACATTGAACGTGAAACTTGATGCGCCAACCGGGTCCCAGATATTTTCGCGCATATACTGCTCAAGCGACTTCCCAGACACATTCTCAATCAGCTTCCCCATCCAATCTGAGCTGCAACTGTAGGCCCAGTCTTCTCCCGGCTCATAGTTCAGGGGGTACCCGAAGCGCTCCTCGACGATAGACCCGCGAGTTGGTTTGAGGCCGTGGAAGGACTGCCAGTCTCGCGTCGCATCGCTGAGGAAGTCGTAGCTGTTGCCGGCGCTGTGCGTAAGAAGGTGTCGCAGAGTGATGGGCTTCTGGCGCTGTACCTCAATGGGCTTGCCGGAATCCGTGAAGCCGGTCAAGACGGGTTTCTGTGCTAAAGTCGGAACGTGTTTGGCCACATCCCCGTCGAGTGTTAAAATACCACGTTCTACGAGCTGCAAGGCAGCGATCGTCGTGAAAAGCTTTGTGACGGAGGCAAGAGTAAGGATATTATCATCTGACAAAGGTGTTGCGCTTTTCAGGTTGTCTCCATACACATGCGAGTATTGAAAGATGCCTGTTCGTGTTTATTAGCATCCCTTGAGGGTGAGGCCAGCTCTAACCTTAGGGGAAGTCAAATTACCAGACTTGTCTCGAGCATGAAGTATGACGCCGGGGATATCACGATCCCGCACAGCGGTGTCGATACGCTCTTCGAAAGAACCCATATCTGAGAACTTGAATAACACACTTGTCAACAGGTCTTGACGTGTAAACAAAAGCCTCTTGGTGAGAAACAGGAAAGACTGAAACCTTAAACGGGCTGAAACAATTGGATGGGACTTGGGGATACATGAGCAACTTTTCATTAGTCATCCGAGGTTAATGCCGATCCCCCGCAGGTGCATGACAACATCCCGAGGTAACCGATCTCGAGCATGACCCGCCGCAGGATAGCAATAATTCCGCGGAGAAAAAGAAAACACCAAATTTCAGACCCCGGCCTTAATTTCAAAATATTGAGGCGCCCCTTTCTACTGTGAACAGAATGACTGTTCTGGACTCCCGACATCGAATTTGCTGCTCTCTTCAATTTGACCTCGCAAGTGCAACCTCTGACGCCAAATTTCGAATATGACATGACAGAAACACCAACATTGTAAAATGCTTCATTGAACAGCTGAAGCTTGAAAGAGTTCTGAACTGGCTCTACACAATGACAAAGTCTTGAAAGGGTAGGTAGTCTTCAAGGCCCTCCACAGCATACTCTTCTCCCTTGGCGTCAACTCCGACTTGCTCAGCCTTCAACCTCCCTTTGAGACTGTCAATCGGCTTCAGAAGCTCGCCATCCATGATACCGTGCACATAGCAATCGCCGATGATCTGGAACTCGTCTGCACTGCCTGACTCAATATCATTGAGGATTTTTCGCAAGACGAATGGTGTCCTCAAACCCTCAAGGAGTACCACGTAATCCTCAACCTGGGCATTCCACGGAACAGTGCCCATGTAATGATGGTCCAGAGACTTTGTCTTATATACCGCCCTACTGGGATTCTCTTCCAAGATGACCGCATCTTTTGCAATATCTTCTGCATTTTTGTCATCCCTTGTACCGATCATCGCAAATCGCCGCCCTCGTTGAGCTTCTTGAAAAGGGACAGTGAAGGGGACCATGCGTTTCTGGAGGTCTGCCTCGACGTCGACGTCAAAATCAAGCAGCCATTTGAATATCGCCGTCTGGTGCACGCGAATACCTGGCGCGTGCTCGTCATTCTCTTCATTCGGTCCTTGAGCGTAGAAGCGCCGGAAGGCGTCCACACCTGCGAAGAATTCTTTCGATGTCGATACTAGCTCGGGAGAGTTATTGCCTTCCTTTCCGGTGACAACAAACTTGGCGTCTTCTGTCCCTGCTTTCTCTTCTTTATCTCTTGGTCCAATTCTTTCGCCCCGCCATGATCGATCCATCGCTAGGGTTCTCACAAGCGCGTCATCAAGAGCCTCGTCGATATATCGCTCTTTAAGGTCGTCTTGAGTCGCAATAGTCGCAAAGGTGAGGATGAAGTTTCGAGAATCTTCGTCATTGAACGCTGGAATTTCGAGATCTGGAGCGCTCTCGAAAATGTTGAACATGTGATCAGTCTGACTATGGGTGTAATATTTCCATGATGGCCCCACGAAATTGACTCGATCTAGAATCATGCCTCGTAGAGTCAGTCTTGGAGCTTCTCCCGGGGCCGATATTGATATCATGGGAGACGTTTTGGGCATGCAGTGATACAGCTGAGTCGATAAAGTCGAACGCGACTGTACTGTCCAATCAGGCACCCAGGAAGGAAGGTTTGGGACACCTTGATTGATGCCGGCGTGGTGTAGAAGGTCAATGCCGCGACCAGCTTCGATCATAAGTCTCGCCACCTCAGTGAAGACTCTGTCTGGCGTATTGTTTGACGATTAGTCGGGAACAATGGACTGAGCGACAGGGTCGTCAGTGAGTCCAAGAAGTCCATACACTTTGTCTCTCGCATCCGTCGCCAGGTTATTCCTCGTCAGACAAAGCAACTCAAGGAGATTGAGAGGAGAGCCACTTTCCACAGGCTCATCCTCCACATTCTCAGTATCATCAACTGTTTGAGATGTCTCGAATCCTTGCCTGCGGTCTCGTAGCAACTTGAAGGAGCTTACGGGACTCAAATGCATAATCATACTGAAAACTTCAGCATACATGCCGATCCTAAGTGGCCTTGGAAGGCCATGAATTCTCGCAAGGTCCCAGAAATCCGTGATTGCTTCCAGGCTGATCGCTGCTGTACCGTAGAGCACGACAACCTTTGGTGCCAGAATGACCTCCTGCAGGATCCATGTGCGGAAGTACCAATCAGTCACCCAGAAACGAACCAACTTGTTCCACGTCTCCCGGCCCTCTTCCGTTTCCGTATCTGGGAGACCGACCTTGTCCCATTCTATGTCCGACATGATGCTGTCTCGGCGTTGATCTTCCCAGATGCGAGTCATGAATGTCATGATACTGATGGCACCTTGGACACTTTCGGTGCTGTAGGCATCATCCACAGGCTCCAGGGTGAAGTCCGATAGCCCATATGGTTTCTCAAACTCTGCCGTGACTTCATCTTTGACTGAGTCATCCATGCCGAAGCTCATCATGTCCTGAACTCCCAGACCTCCCATGCGGTCTTCCAACGTGGTTTCCTCCCTGTTGTTAACGTCTTCTGGCTTGCGGCGCTCATATTGGTAGTGACCAGGGTGAGCAAGAACCAGCTTTGCACCTTTATAGATATTTCCCATGAGCAGAACCTGTTGACTTCGTTCTACAATGTTGTCCTGATTGATGCAAATACCATCGGCCCAGAACCACGTGGTGGGGTGCCTGTTGAGGCAAGTTCGTAGCGCATGGTAAAGATTCTGCGTTACAGAGATCATCTTCCCGTTGCAGTTCACCGCGAGAAATCGCTCGGGGGTTCCCCAAACATACGAGAGACAAAAATAAGGGGGAGCATCATCCAGGTAAAAGGTTTCGACCCGCAGTTCGCGTATAATGCCATCCTCGTCAGCGGCACCCAGTCTCAGAAGGCGAATTCGTCGAAGCTCAGGGTCTAACGGCTCATATTCAAAAGGTATCTCTGTGTCCTCGAACATGACATCCGGTTTATGAGGCTCTGCGCTGGGGTCGTGCATTTGCTCATCTCCTGGCGCCTGGGTATTGTCCAGTTTTCCGGCGTATGCGTACGTGACGTTCGGATCGTCGCTCACTGCGAAGGGCGATGAACTCAGTGATGCCGTAGCGGGATCGATTCCGTTTTTGCGGGCTAGGTATAGTCGCAGTGCTTCCGATGACCCAGCCGCTAGCTGGTCAATAGCAATTTGCAGCTCGTAGGCGTCAGGGTCGTTGTACACATCGTGCGTTGGAGTTTGAGGACGAGACATATTGGGACGTCGTTTGGTGTCTGTGAACTGAAGTTATACCGATTAGAAACTCTTGTTGACACGCGTCTCAAGTTTTGTCATGAAGAAATATTGAATTTTCTGGTTTATTGTCGTTGCAACTTGATTCTAGGCAACAGTCCAGCTCAGTTGTGGAGGCTGAGTCACTTGTAGCGAATGTGGTGTCGACAAATCATCCTCGAGCGCGCTTCGGCAGAGCTTGCCGGAGGGATTGCCTGACATAAGCATAGGTGTAATCATTGACCTGAGGGTCTTCGCACCAGCTCATACATGAGAAAGATTGAAGTCATTGTAGGACAAGCCAAAGGCTGAGTGATTTAGCGATGAAATCATTTGATGTGGTGAGACACCTCGCGTGTGCCGTTGCCCGGCGTTGCATGAGTCACTTTACCTTGGGGAAGACATGAAATAAAGGGTGTCACTCGACTTACACTGAGTGACAAGTCAATGACCAATTGGGAATGACGACCTGTCGACAAAGAAGACGTGTCAATCTCTAcagtatttagtattaattagaatAGGAAGAGGTCTAATAATTGTGGACTCGTTGTTCTAATCAATCAATTGACGAGATTCCGCTTTCTGCCTTGAAAAAAAAAGCATGGGCTGAGGAATTTGCTGTTGATTTCAATGCGTCCGAGTGCCTCGAAAGAGAACTGATAACACTCAATCCCCTCACTAACCTGTCTATTAACAAGCCTTCGCCGCATGCTTGGCGAAATGGACCTCGGTGCTGGTCACCAAAGTCCGCTTCTCCCGGATGCGCCTCTAGAGCCAGACAAGTTCACTGCCCGAAGATAGTGAGCATGTATGCGTACACGCAGAGCCTGCGACTGAATCATGACCAACGCAAATGAGAAGCAGAAGACCGCGCCCAGCAACCCACCGCGTTGACGACATCACGGGCCAAGACTACAGCTTTTATAGTGCTTGGCTCTTGGCGGGCCCGAACTTCCCCTCACCTTCACCGTCGACCTTCCCGATCCGACCTTCGGTTCGTGCGTTTGCCCCAACTGACGGCGGCCGATTGGGCGCCGAAGTCTCGGCGGCCCGGGATGGGCATGCAAACTATCGTGTTTTTTTTTGCTGCTCTGCAGTGGCACTCTGGTTGCGCCGCGTTTGACCGCAACACTAACACATGGCAAAACAGGTCTATAGCGGAAATGAATGCTGCgcaaataaaaaggaggtctCGCCGGCCTGAGTTGGTGGACTTTGTTTCTTGTGGTTTAGCCTTTGCTGTCTCAAGATCCGACCCACTGCAGCTATGAAGTTCTCCAAGTCGACCGCGACTTTACTGTCGCTGGTCACCAGCACCGCGGCAACGAACACGACATGTCGGCCCAAGATTGACTCGGAAAAGCTCCAAGCTGATCTCACCACTGAGAAGTAAGAATCAGCCATCCCCCTCGACAGTCCTGCGGGGTCATTTGGCGCAATTGGCTGACAAATATTGCGAAACAGCTTGATGGCCAACCTGGAAGCTCTCAACGAAATCGCCTTCGCCAACGGTGGAAACCGCGCCTTCGGTCTCCCAGGTTATGCCGCATCGGTCGACTACGTGTGGGATCGCATCTCCGCAGTCCCAGCCACGAGGGCATGGAAACAAGACTTTCCTGCCACCTTTGGTCAGGTCACCTCGATCGACTTCAACATTGATGGCGAGTCGATTTACGTCTTTGGCTTGACATACTCTCCCTCCACGAGCGCAGAAGGTATCACGGCAGAAATTGTTCTTGGTCCCGATGGCGCCGCCGCCTGCGATGCTGCCAACTACGAGGGTTTGAATGTCCAGGACAAGATCGTGCTCGTGCAGAGATTCAGATGCCCTACTGGCGGCACTCTTGCTGGAAGAGTCCGCCCCGCTGCTGCCGCTGGCGCCGCTGCTGTCATTGTCTATCACGACATTACCACCAATGCGACGGCTGGATCTCTTAGTGCCCCCGATCCCGAGGGCTTTGTGCCGGCCGGTTTCATCAATCTCGCGGACGGGTTGAAGATCAAGGAGCGCCTGGATGCTGGCGAAACTGTTGAGGCACACTTCCAGCAAACTCAAATCGTTGAGGAGCGTATCACCCAGAATGTCTTCGTTGAGACCGAAGAAGGTGACCCACACAATGTTATCATGGTGGGTATGAGGCTAAGTAATGTCTAATATTCGAAGCTAACACGTATCATAGCTCGGGGCTCACTTGGACAGTGTTCAAGCCGGACCAGGCATCAACGATGATGGTATGTCATCTTCACACGGTGATAACAAGAAGCGCAATTTCTGACATCTTCACAGGCTCTGGTACCAGCTTGCTTCTCGAGCTCTTCCTTGCCATGACGCAGTACCGAACGAAGAACAAGGTCCGCTTCGCCTGGTGGGGTGCTGAGGAAAATGGCCTCCTCGGATCCAAGTTTTACTGCTCCAACCTGCCCGCGTCCGACGTCGATGACCTCCTTGTTTACCTGAACTTTGACATGGTGGCCAAGGGCTTCTTTGGTGTGGCCGATACTGACGGAAGCACCCACGGAAGCGCCGGCCCCGCCGGATCGGATGTTGTCGAGCACATCTACGAGGCGTACTACCAGAGCCAAGGCCTCGAGGTCACACCAGCCGTCTTGACCAACGGAAGTGATTACGCCTCTTTCTGGCAGATTCTAGGCAAGCCATTTGGCTTTTTGCACACAGGCACCGCTGTCGCTCAGGATCCATGCTATCACCAAGCGTGTGACACTATTGAGAATCCCGATCCCAACACCATTACTGTCAATGCGAGGGTAAGTTCTCCTGTGTTTTTCCCTTCTCCTCTCTCCGTAAATAGATGCAGAAATTTGGAATAAGGTCGAATTACTAAGATTACTACAGGCTGCTGCACATATGCTTACGGTTTTGTCCTTGAACGGAACATCACTTATCCCCAAGACCCCGGTCAACGCAACGATGCTCACCCATCTGCAATCGAGAAGCCTTGAGCCCGATATGATCCAGATCGAAGAGTTGGAAGCTCTGGGGGAGAGGCATCTTGGATGTGGACATGATGTTTGAGTCAACCATATTGACCTAGGTACATgtacttacctaccttacaATCAATAGAACCGAGGCTGCAATTTACGTATACATTTGCGACTCGGGTGCCAGCTAGCCAAATTTTCTTAATTGAAACCTTTGTTGGTACCGAATGGTCGTTAGAATACTCACAAAAGGGCATTCTGACTTCGCAGCAACGGTGAATTTGTCGTAATTCAGAGATGACTTATCTGACTGAAATATATGTTTACCATCTGAACGAATGGTCATGTCAGAACAGTTTAGGGTGTGAAGCAGATGTATTGATTAATTCTCTACTCTGGTATCAGTGAACTTTATGGCTACCTTATGAACGAATCTCCGTTCACAATCCAATATTTCGCGTAAGCCGCCTACCTGTTCTTCTTGACTCAGTGAGGAAAGCTTCCACATCGACCAAGTGACATCAATGATGTAGTAAGCAGTCCAAAATTCCTCTACTTGTGCAACCTTAACCAATATGTAAGCCGGGCCATGATATTGAATGTGACGTCACCGTCAAATCTACGACCTTAATTGTCATGTCTCATTTCACAGGCTTGTCTGTGTCTTGCGTTAAATCGTCTTGAATACCTCCTTACTCGTACCCTATGCCGAGTGATAAGTCCACAACTATCTCCACGCAGCTAACGCCACTCCGCGGTGGGACTTTTGATGCAGGCCTTATGCACTGCGCCGAGCGTAATCGTCCCAAATCTGAAATTTGACTCGGGTGTCATACACAAAATGGTGATCATGCACCCGCGCGTGTTTGGCGGACCTCTGATCTAAATATTGTCCAAGACTCCAACTCGACTTTGTAAAGTGCTGAGTAAACCTAGCCTGTCCAATTATCTACGCAGCTCAAAGAATACGAGCTGCCCCTTATGATTGGCTCGGTCCTCTGTCGTCCAATGGAAACCTTCCTTGGCACTAAAGTTGACAGGGGGCTCAGAAACCGCAGCGCAGGGCCAAGAGACGGTCATACTTGATGCCGCCGGGGATTTCCGTCAGCCCTCGCCGGACTTTGCACCTGACATGTAGGCATCCCTTTTCTAGGGTTAAGCATCATTGTGCAAATCCGCTTTCGACCAATTTCCAGTCAGCTTGCATGACTAGAAGGTCGAGGCAGCTCGTCCGAGAAAACATCGCGTCGGCCGTTGAATGGAAGTTGACCTCTTTGTTCAGCGAACTTCTCATAAATACGAGGCTCTCGCCGTAATCTTCGATATTGGAACGACACATCGAAGATCAGAGACCAATAGCCTAATTCAATCATGAACAACCTGTCGTTTACCCAAGCCATGCCACAGGGGAATCAAGCTTCAGCTTACATCGAAGGAGCTCGACAGAGCCGCATCCTCCCGCTGCTCCCGCACCCTAGCACTATCCATCCCACCAATCAAGACCTGGAAGTCTCAATCAACGGCACTGGCGACGCTTCCCAGCTTAGAAGGAAACGTGCTAGTCGTCCCAAGGTGCGATCAGGCTGCATCACCTGCAAGATCCGGCGTGTCAAGTGTGATGAACGCAAGCCCACGTGTTTCCGATGCGAGAAAGCCGATGTGGAATGCGACGGATACACCAAAGAAGACGCCGATTCCAAGAGGAGCGCCGAGCAACGAAGGTTGGCCGTCGCAGCCCAGGAAGCACAAGCGAGCCGGCAGCTTCTTCCGCGGCCGAACGAGTCGGGTCCGGTCGCCTCCGGTCAAGAAATAGCGGTGCGGGTACCCTTACCACCGCCGCTTTGCCCCTCGACTTTGCGGGTCAACCAGGAGGATGTTCACTACTACGATCTCTTCCGACACCGGCTTGTGCGTGACCTTTGGGGGTCTGGCCATTCTGATGCTTGGTCTAGAATCGTCTTACAGGAGAGCTCCCAAGACCCATGCGTTCAAGAGTCTCTCTTGGCTATCGGTGCTATATCTCAAGCCCAGATGGTTGAGGAGATGTCAAAGGACCAGCTGGATGCCATGCCATCGGCACTTCGCCCTTGGGGTACCAAGATGGCGCCATCTGGTGGGCTTCTCAACCACCATCATAGGTCGGCTTTACTTCATCATGTCAGAGCGGTTTCGATATACAGACAGCGAATTCAGGACCCATCCTCGACATCACCACGATCAGTCATAATCATGACTCTATTGCTCGTTGGGTTCGAGTTCATCCAAGGCAACATGAACAATGTCGACACTCTGACTAGCACCGGGATGCGTCTTCTTGAGAACAAAATCTCGCTTACGCAGCGTCCGCCACGTCGTGCAAATGAAAATGGAGCCACCTCGACGAAAACTTCACAGTCCGTGGCTACTCAACTGCGGAGAGGCGTGCGGGACGATGAGATGGAGGATATTGAGCACCTCTTGCCATGCCTCTCCCTCATGAGCGGCTTCACCCACTTCTTCAACTCCCACCGCACTGCGATGCCAATGATGAACGGCACTCCGATCCTCGAGCTGCCTGAACCAGGTGTTACAGTAGTTGCCAAGCTCGAAGTCTTCTGGGGTCAATTCTTTACTCGCGCAGTCGTACACATCATGCGCTGTCTGCACGACCAGCTTCGATACAAGCAGCGCAATATTACACAGGCTGCGTTGGAGCAAGCTACGTTCCTCTCATATATACGAATGTGGGATTCCGTCCTAGAAGTATACCTCAAAGACCCTTCTCTTGAGGACAACGCAAGACGAGCTCTACGAAAGATACAAATCCATCGGCTCTTAATCCACATCGTCATCAGTTGCGGTCTTGACCGGACTGATATGTGCTACGACGCATTTGAGGCCGATTTCAGGGACCTCTTGAACAGGATTGTGACGTACATGCGTGACCCAGGACCGATCTCAAAGGTCGGCTTCACCTTCTCAGAAGGCCTCACAACTCCGCTCGCCACCATCGTCGCCAAGTGTCGCAATCACGAGCTGAGAATGCAAGCTGTCCACCTCCTCAACACCATGGCATGGAGGGAAAGCGCCTGGGATGGGAAAGCGCTCGTCATTGGCAAGTCTGGCGTGGTGATGTTGGAGGAAAGAGGGATGGATGCCAATGGGTTCATACCGTCTGGGTCGAGGTGGGTTTGGATGTCAGGTAAGTGGGATC
The Colletotrichum lupini chromosome 6, complete sequence DNA segment above includes these coding regions:
- a CDS encoding peptidase family M28; its protein translation is MKFSKSTATLLSLVTSTAATNTTCRPKIDSEKLQADLTTENLMANLEALNEIAFANGGNRAFGLPGYAASVDYVWDRISAVPATRAWKQDFPATFGQVTSIDFNIDGESIYVFGLTYSPSTSAEGITAEIVLGPDGAAACDAANYEGLNVQDKIVLVQRFRCPTGGTLAGRVRPAAAAGAAAVIVYHDITTNATAGSLSAPDPEGFVPAGFINLADGLKIKERLDAGETVEAHFQQTQIVEERITQNVFVETEEGDPHNVIMLGAHLDSVQAGPGINDDGSGTSLLLELFLAMTQYRTKNKVRFAWWGAEENGLLGSKFYCSNLPASDVDDLLVYLNFDMVAKGFFGVADTDGSTHGSAGPAGSDVVEHIYEAYYQSQGLEVTPAVLTNGSDYASFWQILGKPFGFLHTGTAVAQDPCYHQACDTIENPDPNTITVNARAAAHMLTVLSLNGTSLIPKTPVNATMLTHLQSRSLEPDMIQIEELEALGERHLGCGHDV